In Phycisphaerae bacterium, one genomic interval encodes:
- the dnaJ gene encoding molecular chaperone DnaJ: MVTQKRDYYEVLGVQRSATPEEIKRAYRQAALKYHPDRNKEPGAEDRFKEAAEAYEVLSDADKRARYDHYGHAGLEGVGMHDFSGMRVDDIFSVFSELFGGAFGGGGFGRGHANHGIDIQTTIEIDLQEVLTGVEKSLRFERNDLCEHCQGQGCEPGTQRRNCATCGGYGQVERQVSMGFFATRSVVECPQCHGRGWFAERPCRACNGTARGRRERVLEIKVPPGVQDGQSIRVRGEGEPGYSGSQRGDLRCVIRVRQHEFFQRDGDHLICILPISFTQAALGAQVDVPTLTGTAPLRIPAGTQHGTVFQLPGKGLPNLRNGRRGNQIVQVVVEIPKKLSREQTELLRKFAATEDKRVSPQSKGFFDQMKEYLRGEADENP, from the coding sequence ATGGTGACGCAAAAGCGCGATTACTACGAAGTCCTCGGCGTGCAGCGCAGCGCCACGCCCGAAGAGATCAAGCGCGCTTACCGCCAGGCCGCCCTCAAGTACCACCCCGACCGCAACAAGGAGCCGGGCGCCGAAGACCGCTTCAAGGAGGCTGCCGAGGCCTACGAGGTCCTCTCCGACGCCGACAAGCGCGCCCGCTACGACCACTACGGCCACGCCGGCCTCGAAGGCGTCGGCATGCACGACTTCTCCGGCATGCGCGTGGACGACATCTTCAGCGTCTTCAGCGAGCTGTTCGGCGGCGCGTTTGGCGGCGGCGGCTTCGGCCGCGGGCATGCCAACCACGGCATCGACATCCAGACTACGATCGAGATCGACCTGCAGGAAGTCCTCACCGGCGTGGAGAAATCGCTCCGCTTCGAGCGCAACGATCTCTGCGAGCACTGCCAGGGCCAGGGCTGTGAGCCCGGTACCCAGCGCCGTAACTGCGCCACGTGCGGCGGCTACGGCCAGGTGGAGCGCCAGGTGTCGATGGGTTTTTTCGCCACGCGCAGCGTCGTCGAGTGCCCGCAGTGCCACGGCCGCGGCTGGTTTGCCGAGCGGCCGTGCCGCGCGTGCAACGGCACGGCGCGCGGCCGCCGCGAGCGCGTCCTCGAAATCAAGGTGCCCCCGGGCGTGCAGGACGGGCAGAGCATCCGCGTGCGCGGCGAGGGCGAGCCCGGCTACTCCGGCTCCCAGCGCGGCGATCTGCGCTGCGTGATCCGTGTCCGGCAGCACGAGTTCTTTCAGCGCGACGGCGACCACCTGATCTGCATCCTGCCGATCAGCTTCACGCAGGCCGCGCTCGGGGCGCAGGTCGACGTGCCGACCCTCACCGGCACCGCGCCGCTGCGCATCCCGGCCGGCACACAGCATGGCACCGTCTTCCAGTTGCCGGGCAAGGGGCTGCCCAACCTGCGCAACGGCCGCCGCGGCAACCAGATCGTGCAGGTGGTCGTCGAGATTCCGAAGAAACTGAGCCGGGAGCAGACCGAGTTGCTGCGCAAGTTCGCGGCCACCGAAGACAAGCGTGTCTCGCCGCAGTCCAAGGGCTTCTTCGACCAGATGAAGGAGTACCTGCGCGGCGAGGCGGACGAGAACCCCTGA
- a CDS encoding nucleotide exchange factor GrpE, whose product MSRKAKPDPDVTEPTEAAPESPTAEQTPPAPEDEATALRREVAELRDQHLRLMAELQNQQKRALRDKQEAQRYAESEFARELLVVIDDLERTLDSAKATTDAQALAEGVRIIYDHFLKVLRGRHIAPIESVGRPFDPAFHEALLQQPSADQPAGTVLQELARGYTMHERVLRPSRVIVSSGPAPAAPPPSPNQPEPQV is encoded by the coding sequence ATGAGCCGAAAAGCCAAGCCCGACCCCGACGTGACCGAGCCGACCGAGGCGGCCCCCGAGTCGCCGACCGCGGAGCAGACGCCGCCCGCGCCGGAGGATGAGGCCACCGCGCTGCGGCGCGAGGTCGCCGAACTGCGAGACCAGCACTTGCGGCTGATGGCCGAGCTGCAGAACCAGCAAAAGCGCGCCCTGCGCGACAAGCAGGAGGCGCAGCGCTACGCCGAGTCCGAGTTCGCCCGCGAGCTGCTCGTCGTCATCGACGACCTGGAGCGCACGCTGGATTCGGCGAAGGCCACCACGGATGCCCAGGCGCTGGCCGAAGGCGTGCGGATCATCTACGACCACTTTCTGAAGGTCTTGCGCGGCCGTCACATCGCGCCGATCGAGTCCGTCGGCCGGCCCTTCGATCCCGCGTTTCACGAAGCGCTGCTCCAGCAGCCCAGCGCCGATCAGCCGGCCGGTACGGTCCTCCAGGAGCTCGCCCGCGGCTACACGATGCACGAGCGCGTCCTGCGCCCCAGCCGCGTGATTGTCTCCAGCGGTCCGGCCCCCGCCGCGCCGCCGCCGAGCCCGAACCAACCGGAACCACAGGTGTAG
- a CDS encoding zinc ribbon domain-containing protein — protein sequence MPTYEYRCGACGHAFEEFQSITAAPLKKCPSCGKRTLERLIGTGGGIIFKGAGFYQTDYRSESYKKAADAEKSATTGSGGNGHDSSAKSGEKTPAKTPPADAPKPARAREKQKAKPA from the coding sequence ATGCCGACCTATGAATACCGCTGCGGTGCCTGCGGACACGCGTTCGAGGAGTTCCAGTCCATCACCGCCGCCCCGCTGAAGAAGTGCCCAAGCTGCGGGAAGCGCACGCTCGAACGACTCATCGGCACCGGCGGCGGCATCATCTTCAAGGGCGCGGGCTTCTATCAGACTGACTACCGCAGCGAATCGTACAAGAAAGCGGCCGACGCTGAGAAGAGCGCCACGACGGGCTCCGGTGGCAACGGCCACGACTCGTCCGCCAAGTCCGGGGAGAAAACTCCGGCGAAGACCCCGCCCGCCGACGCGCCCAAACCGGCCCGCGCCCGGGAAAAGCAGAAAGCCAAGCCGGCTTGA
- a CDS encoding F0F1 ATP synthase subunit epsilon gives MADSQPIDLLVITPERQVLEASADAVVIPAHDGELGVLRDRAPVLCELGIGQLRYTQAGVPRRVFIDGGFAQVIENHVTVLTSRALPADQITKEVVAAAERAVEKHTGLDAESRDARERAQKRLSVLRSMHTTD, from the coding sequence ATGGCCGATTCGCAGCCCATCGACTTGCTGGTCATCACGCCCGAGCGGCAGGTGCTCGAGGCTTCCGCCGACGCGGTGGTCATTCCTGCGCACGACGGTGAGCTGGGCGTGCTGCGCGACCGCGCCCCCGTGCTGTGCGAGCTCGGCATCGGCCAGTTGCGCTATACACAGGCCGGCGTCCCGCGCCGCGTGTTCATCGATGGCGGCTTCGCGCAGGTCATCGAGAACCACGTGACTGTCCTGACCAGCCGCGCTTTGCCCGCCGACCAGATCACCAAGGAAGTCGTGGCGGCGGCGGAGCGCGCTGTCGAAAAGCACACGGGGTTGGACGCCGAAAGCCGCGACGCCCGCGAACGGGCCCAGAAGCGCCTCAGCGTCCTGCGCAGCATGCACACCACCGATTGA
- a CDS encoding PDZ domain-containing protein: MLPAFMNLWLLALAALGAATAAAVPVEKDQPTSVAIAVGCADGESGPVVYQTLAEVDEDAPAAGTRCVRVVRLAGEDESKVWIGVRLTPVPAPLAAHIGEQGVMISNVMKDSPADAAGLAQYDVVVQFGATEIESPADLMSAVGQTLPDQPVALRIIRKAAPLAVTITPITRPAEMKWEMKYEEPEDSFVDAAVKLHGKALQLGPQGKWIMRDLGQLRDLPEMLKELKDLDVGIDLDKLHQGLDVFGKDMDVKILRNLDGGCLWMSKDGSDNAQVQIRIQVADDGTTTTIQRMPDGKFEVSKTDADGNESSATYESEEEFEATDPAAYELYSRHAAGDGVSVIKVQPLGSRALQWRHDFQVDVKKHIEDALERAKAYSADAQEQCHEALQKANEAVRKARTVCIRKQSGPTDGSQSLMVLVDDDGSVEVTVTENGQTTKYEFKSMDEFKRQQPELYNRIHCTTE, translated from the coding sequence ATGCTACCTGCATTCATGAATCTGTGGCTCCTGGCGCTGGCCGCGCTGGGCGCGGCGACGGCTGCGGCGGTGCCGGTGGAGAAAGACCAGCCGACGTCGGTTGCGATCGCCGTGGGCTGCGCAGATGGGGAGTCCGGGCCGGTGGTTTACCAGACTCTGGCGGAAGTGGACGAAGATGCGCCGGCCGCCGGGACCCGTTGTGTGCGTGTGGTCAGACTGGCCGGTGAAGACGAGTCCAAGGTCTGGATCGGCGTGCGGCTCACGCCGGTGCCGGCCCCGCTGGCGGCGCACATCGGTGAGCAGGGCGTGATGATCTCGAACGTCATGAAGGACAGCCCGGCGGACGCGGCGGGGCTGGCGCAGTATGACGTCGTCGTGCAGTTCGGCGCGACGGAGATCGAGTCGCCGGCGGACCTGATGAGCGCGGTGGGCCAGACGCTGCCCGATCAGCCGGTAGCGCTGCGGATCATCCGGAAGGCGGCGCCGCTGGCGGTGACGATCACGCCGATCACGCGGCCGGCGGAAATGAAGTGGGAGATGAAGTACGAGGAGCCGGAAGACAGCTTCGTGGATGCGGCGGTGAAGCTGCATGGCAAGGCACTGCAGCTCGGCCCGCAGGGCAAGTGGATCATGCGCGACCTGGGGCAGCTCCGCGACCTGCCGGAGATGCTCAAGGAGCTGAAAGACCTCGACGTCGGCATCGATCTGGACAAGCTGCACCAGGGGCTCGACGTATTCGGCAAGGACATGGATGTGAAGATCCTGCGCAACCTGGACGGCGGGTGTCTGTGGATGTCGAAGGATGGCAGTGACAACGCGCAGGTGCAGATCCGCATCCAGGTGGCGGACGACGGCACGACGACGACGATCCAGCGCATGCCGGACGGGAAGTTCGAGGTGTCAAAGACGGATGCGGATGGGAACGAGTCTTCGGCCACGTATGAGAGCGAAGAGGAGTTCGAGGCGACGGACCCGGCAGCGTACGAGTTGTATAGCCGGCACGCGGCCGGCGACGGGGTGAGCGTGATCAAGGTGCAGCCATTGGGCTCGCGGGCGCTGCAGTGGCGCCACGACTTTCAGGTCGACGTGAAGAAGCACATTGAAGACGCGCTCGAACGGGCGAAGGCCTACAGCGCGGATGCGCAGGAACAGTGCCACGAGGCGCTGCAGAAGGCCAACGAGGCGGTGCGCAAGGCGCGCACGGTCTGTATCCGCAAGCAGTCGGGGCCGACCGACGGGTCGCAGTCGCTAATGGTACTAGTCGACGATGACGGCAGCGTCGAGGTGACCGTGACGGAAAACGGGCAAACGACCAAGTACGAGTTCAAGAGCATGGACGAGTTCAAGCGCCAGCAGCCGGAGCTCTACAACCGCATCCACTGCACGACCGAGTAA
- a CDS encoding RNA polymerase sigma factor, with amino-acid sequence MTIDAESMRQLVAEAQQGDRVAADRLVREHASWVRSAIYAVTGRRDLVDDIAQQVWVRVWQRLGTLESPQRLRPWLYAVARNTALDARLAERRHEALTRAAAALAADGARPGPHGAVTGSELQATLLRAVQALPALYREPFVLRHLEEWSYAEIGDVLNLSVETVETRLVRARRLLREMLQGKVES; translated from the coding sequence GTGACGATCGACGCCGAGTCAATGCGACAACTGGTCGCAGAGGCACAACAGGGTGATCGCGTGGCAGCCGACCGGCTGGTACGCGAGCATGCGTCTTGGGTGCGCAGCGCGATCTACGCGGTCACTGGGCGGAGAGACCTGGTGGACGACATTGCCCAGCAGGTGTGGGTCCGCGTGTGGCAACGACTCGGCACGCTCGAAAGCCCCCAGCGGCTGCGGCCCTGGCTGTACGCGGTGGCCCGGAACACGGCCCTGGACGCGCGGCTGGCGGAGCGGCGGCACGAAGCGCTGACCCGCGCCGCGGCGGCGCTCGCGGCGGACGGTGCCCGGCCGGGTCCGCACGGGGCCGTGACGGGTAGCGAGTTGCAGGCGACGCTCCTGCGGGCCGTACAGGCGTTGCCGGCGCTCTATCGCGAGCCGTTCGTGCTGCGGCACCTGGAAGAGTGGAGTTATGCGGAGATCGGCGACGTGCTGAACCTGTCGGTAGAAACGGTGGAAACGCGGCTGGTGCGGGCGCGCCGGCTGCTGCGCGAGATGCTGCAAGGCAAGGTTGAATCATGA
- a CDS encoding M28 family peptidase, which produces MTVPEPLRTLLSLPTAPFVESAVLSHLEACCRKLAGVRVRYDRHGNLLAHYRGIPPKPAPLAFVAHTDHPGFIALEMRDRRTVRAAFHGGVRPEYVTGARVRFWSAGRWVPGRVTALSKMVRVTDVPGWTARVAEALVRVSGPVDIGGPGMWDLPDPALKDDVVTARGCDDLAGCAAMLALLQRLSRKRARAEVYCLFTRAEEVGFVGAIAAARARTLPRRLPVISIETSSVLVNAPQGAGPILRVGDRASVFSPHLTAFCERVARDLGQRRKRFAFQRKLMDGGTCEATSFMAHGYAATGICLALGNYHNMDKQSARIASESISLRDWHCMVDWFEALALDTGERSPSAQPMRARLDARYAAYEALLHGDAHPEAGRRRSRR; this is translated from the coding sequence ATGACCGTACCTGAGCCACTCCGGACCCTGCTGTCCCTGCCGACCGCACCCTTCGTCGAATCCGCCGTCCTCAGCCACCTGGAGGCGTGCTGCCGCAAGCTCGCCGGCGTCCGCGTTCGGTACGACCGCCACGGCAACCTGCTCGCCCACTACCGCGGCATCCCGCCGAAGCCCGCCCCGCTTGCCTTCGTCGCGCACACCGACCATCCGGGCTTCATTGCCCTCGAAATGCGGGACCGCCGGACCGTGCGGGCCGCGTTTCACGGTGGCGTGCGCCCGGAGTACGTCACGGGTGCCCGCGTGCGTTTCTGGAGCGCTGGCCGCTGGGTGCCCGGCCGCGTGACGGCTTTGTCCAAGATGGTGCGCGTGACTGATGTTCCGGGCTGGACCGCCCGGGTCGCGGAGGCGCTGGTGCGCGTCAGCGGGCCCGTGGACATCGGCGGCCCCGGGATGTGGGACCTGCCCGATCCCGCGCTCAAGGATGACGTGGTGACCGCGCGCGGTTGCGATGACCTGGCCGGCTGTGCCGCCATGCTGGCCCTCCTGCAGCGTCTGAGCCGCAAGCGTGCCCGCGCCGAGGTCTACTGTCTCTTCACCCGCGCCGAGGAGGTCGGCTTCGTCGGGGCGATCGCGGCGGCCCGCGCACGGACGCTGCCCAGGCGGCTCCCGGTCATCTCGATCGAGACCAGCAGCGTCCTCGTCAACGCGCCACAGGGGGCCGGCCCGATTCTTCGGGTCGGCGATCGTGCGTCGGTGTTCTCGCCGCACCTCACGGCGTTCTGCGAGCGTGTCGCGCGCGACCTCGGGCAGCGCCGCAAGCGTTTCGCGTTTCAGCGCAAGCTCATGGACGGCGGCACGTGTGAGGCCACGTCGTTCATGGCCCACGGCTACGCGGCGACGGGCATCTGCCTCGCACTCGGCAACTACCACAACATGGACAAGCAGAGCGCGCGAATCGCCAGCGAGTCGATCAGCCTGCGCGACTGGCACTGCATGGTGGATTGGTTCGAAGCCCTCGCGCTGGACACCGGCGAGCGCAGCCCGTCCGCGCAGCCCATGCGTGCCCGCCTGGACGCCCGCTACGCGGCATACGAAGCGCTGCTGCACGGCGACGCCCATCCGGAGGCCGGTCGCCGGCGCTCGCGGCGCTGA
- a CDS encoding family 10 glycosylhydrolase — protein MTCTRHLTFIKLCLGILVAAGALSGCRSAGAPEGAPPRRTAARRVAPRPMIRPVRGIWVARFHYRYPDDVRAIMANCAAAGCNTVYWQVRGEGTVCYPSRIEPWGREFDYKYPGFDPLALAVEEAHKHGLRIEAWFNVMPGWKGTAPPPIGSQVFNAHPEWFMHDANGQRQPLSREYVILNPCLPEVRRHITKVVDEIISRYDVDGIHLDYVRYAWDSTPNAKRAYPRDARTLGLYRHDTGRDPDDDLTAWDSWRANQLTRLVDDIRRTVNKRRPGATLTAAVWREPRIGYNDYLQNSVAWLRAGLVDALMPMVYTERFGQFEADIDSYKRLVGRHPIVPGLGLYMHTSDEVMAEQLRQCQSWGGDFALFSYESLFPTAGDRGANAATRDTAQSLRHMRRRVLEAYTGR, from the coding sequence ATGACATGCACACGACACCTCACGTTCATCAAGCTCTGTCTGGGCATCCTCGTGGCTGCCGGCGCCCTCAGCGGCTGCCGTTCCGCGGGCGCGCCGGAAGGTGCCCCGCCGCGCCGGACGGCTGCCCGCCGGGTGGCCCCGCGTCCGATGATCCGCCCCGTCCGTGGCATCTGGGTCGCGCGCTTTCACTATCGCTACCCCGACGACGTGCGGGCCATCATGGCCAATTGTGCCGCCGCCGGCTGCAACACCGTTTACTGGCAGGTCCGCGGCGAAGGCACCGTCTGCTACCCGTCGCGGATCGAGCCGTGGGGTCGCGAGTTCGACTACAAGTACCCGGGCTTCGACCCCCTGGCCCTCGCCGTCGAGGAGGCCCACAAGCACGGGCTGCGGATCGAGGCGTGGTTCAATGTCATGCCCGGCTGGAAGGGCACCGCGCCGCCGCCGATCGGCTCACAGGTCTTCAACGCGCATCCCGAGTGGTTCATGCACGACGCGAACGGGCAGCGCCAGCCGCTCAGCCGCGAGTACGTGATCCTGAACCCCTGCCTGCCCGAAGTCCGCCGGCACATCACGAAGGTGGTCGACGAGATCATCTCGCGCTACGACGTCGACGGCATCCACCTGGATTACGTCCGCTATGCCTGGGACAGCACGCCGAACGCCAAGCGCGCCTATCCGCGCGACGCGCGCACACTCGGCTTGTACCGCCACGACACCGGCCGCGACCCCGATGATGACCTGACGGCGTGGGACAGTTGGCGCGCCAACCAGCTCACGCGCCTCGTCGATGACATCCGCCGCACGGTGAATAAGCGCCGCCCGGGCGCGACGCTGACGGCGGCGGTGTGGCGGGAGCCGCGGATCGGCTACAACGACTACCTGCAGAACAGCGTCGCCTGGCTGCGGGCGGGGCTTGTCGACGCGCTCATGCCGATGGTCTACACGGAGCGGTTCGGACAGTTCGAGGCGGACATCGACAGCTACAAGCGCCTGGTCGGCCGGCATCCCATCGTCCCGGGCCTCGGCCTCTACATGCACACGAGCGACGAGGTCATGGCGGAGCAACTGCGCCAGTGTCAGTCCTGGGGCGGCGACTTCGCGCTGTTCTCATACGAGTCGCTGTTCCCCACGGCGGGCGACCGCGGCGCCAACGCGGCCACGCGCGACACGGCCCAGAGCCTGCGGCACATGCGCCGCCGGGTGCTGGAGGCGTACACCGGTCGATAG
- a CDS encoding SDR family NAD(P)-dependent oxidoreductase, translating to MGTNLRNQIIVITGASSGIGAATAVACARAGMDAVLQGRDAERLARTAADVQAAGRAAEVVAGDVTHPGLNHRLLDTAQQRFGRFDVVFANAGYGFKKPTHELSDAELRHIFEVNFFAAHDLLAEAARRLIAARRPGHLLMCSSALSSFTMRNFAAYSASKAAQHHFCRAMRMELRPYRIEVASVHPITTETQFFPRAAAYSGVDASRAASHMPRWFVQRPESVARAIVRCLRRPRPEVWTSTATRTLAGLMTVFPRLMDVVGRM from the coding sequence CACCGGCGCCAGTTCGGGCATCGGCGCGGCAACGGCAGTCGCTTGTGCCCGGGCGGGCATGGACGCCGTGCTCCAGGGGCGCGACGCCGAGCGGCTGGCGCGCACTGCCGCGGATGTGCAAGCGGCCGGAAGAGCGGCGGAGGTCGTGGCGGGCGACGTCACGCACCCCGGCCTGAATCACCGACTGCTCGACACCGCGCAGCAGCGTTTCGGCCGCTTCGACGTCGTGTTCGCCAACGCTGGCTACGGGTTCAAGAAGCCGACGCACGAGCTGTCAGACGCCGAGTTGCGCCACATCTTCGAGGTCAATTTCTTCGCGGCGCACGATCTGCTCGCCGAAGCCGCGCGGCGGCTCATCGCGGCCCGGCGCCCGGGTCACCTGCTGATGTGCTCGAGCGCGCTCTCCAGTTTCACGATGCGCAACTTTGCGGCCTACTCCGCCAGCAAGGCGGCGCAGCACCATTTCTGCCGGGCGATGCGCATGGAGCTGCGACCGTATCGCATCGAGGTCGCGTCCGTCCACCCGATCACGACGGAGACGCAATTCTTCCCGCGGGCCGCGGCGTATTCCGGCGTCGACGCCAGCCGCGCGGCCAGCCACATGCCGCGCTGGTTCGTGCAGCGGCCGGAATCCGTGGCGCGCGCGATTGTGCGTTGTCTGCGGCGACCGCGCCCCGAAGTGTGGACCAGCACCGCGACACGGACCCTGGCTGGGCTGATGACGGTCTTCCCCCGCCTGATGGACGTCGTCGGGCGCATGTGA